In Labrys wisconsinensis, the following proteins share a genomic window:
- a CDS encoding SDR family NAD(P)-dependent oxidoreductase yields MGTLNGRTAVITGGLTGQGLAIADVLAAAGANVAAGSFLQEAAGRQGDAAAYPEPDEAVSVRGRLARHGTKVHVGHLDVRDPAVIDGFVAAAEAACGPADILINAAGTTAEQPVCGHSDALWLKIIDTNLNGAFRMTRKLLPGMIARRWGRVINIGSTAATVGWKDNPAYCASKSGLLGLTRCVALEGAPHGVTCVMISPTWVETELMRRNVQQLIEREGRGRTLEDAMADIAGQNPQNRIIQPDEVAALAAFLCGDGARGITMENIAITGGALW; encoded by the coding sequence ATGGGCACCTTGAACGGCCGTACCGCCGTGATCACCGGCGGCCTGACGGGCCAGGGGCTGGCGATCGCCGACGTCCTGGCGGCCGCCGGCGCCAATGTCGCGGCCGGCTCCTTCCTGCAGGAGGCGGCAGGCCGTCAGGGCGACGCGGCGGCCTATCCCGAGCCGGACGAAGCCGTGTCGGTGCGCGGCCGCCTCGCCCGCCACGGCACGAAGGTGCATGTCGGGCATCTCGACGTCCGCGATCCCGCCGTGATCGACGGCTTCGTCGCCGCGGCGGAAGCCGCGTGCGGCCCGGCCGATATCCTGATCAACGCCGCCGGCACGACGGCGGAGCAGCCGGTCTGCGGACATTCCGACGCGCTGTGGCTGAAGATCATCGACACCAACCTCAACGGCGCCTTCCGCATGACGCGCAAGCTGCTGCCGGGGATGATCGCGCGCCGCTGGGGCCGGGTGATCAACATCGGATCGACGGCGGCGACGGTGGGCTGGAAGGACAATCCGGCCTATTGCGCCTCGAAGTCCGGCCTGCTGGGGCTCACGCGCTGCGTCGCGCTCGAAGGGGCGCCGCACGGCGTCACCTGCGTCATGATCAGCCCGACCTGGGTGGAAACGGAGCTGATGCGGCGCAACGTCCAGCAGCTCATCGAGCGCGAGGGCAGGGGCCGCACCCTGGAAGATGCGATGGCCGACATCGCGGGCCAGAACCCGCAGAACCGGATCATCCAGCCGGACGAGGTCGCCGCGCTCGCCGCCTTCCTGTGCGGGGACGGGGCGAGGGGCATCACTATGGAGAATATCGCGATCACGGGCGGCGCGCTCTGGTGA
- a CDS encoding COG4705 family protein, producing MNHASRLDAGHGSVMLNKVPEVTAYFWIIKIMATTVGETAADLLAIRFDMGLSITSAIMTVVFLATLVWQMKLDRYVPPVYWLTVVLISVVGTLVSDNLVDGLGISLVTTSIAFSICLAAVFAAWYARERTLSIHSIVTSRREAFYWGAILFTFAMGTSVGDLLAERLDLGYLQAAIVFGLAILAVAGLYFVIGVNAIFCFWVAYILTRPLGASIGDWLAKPGLAGGLGLGTVTTSILFLGVILLTVLYLTASKADRIPQPAAE from the coding sequence ATGAATCACGCAAGCCGCCTCGATGCCGGGCATGGCTCGGTCATGCTCAACAAGGTTCCGGAGGTCACGGCCTACTTCTGGATCATCAAGATCATGGCGACGACGGTGGGCGAGACCGCCGCCGATCTCCTGGCCATCCGCTTCGACATGGGCCTTTCGATCACGTCGGCGATCATGACCGTCGTGTTCCTCGCGACCCTGGTCTGGCAGATGAAGCTCGATCGCTATGTGCCGCCGGTCTATTGGCTCACGGTGGTGCTGATCAGCGTCGTCGGCACGCTCGTCTCCGACAATCTGGTCGACGGCCTCGGCATCAGCCTGGTGACGACGTCGATCGCCTTCTCCATCTGCCTCGCGGCCGTGTTCGCCGCCTGGTACGCTCGCGAACGCACCCTCTCGATCCACAGCATCGTCACCAGCCGGCGCGAAGCCTTCTACTGGGGGGCGATCCTGTTCACCTTCGCGATGGGCACCTCCGTCGGCGACCTCCTGGCCGAGCGGCTCGATCTCGGCTACCTCCAGGCGGCGATCGTCTTCGGGCTCGCCATCCTCGCCGTCGCCGGCCTCTACTTCGTCATCGGCGTCAACGCGATCTTCTGCTTCTGGGTCGCCTATATCCTCACCCGCCCGCTCGGCGCCTCGATCGGCGACTGGCTGGCCAAGCCAGGGCTCGCCGGCGGGCTCGGCCTCGGCACGGTGACGACGAGCATCCTCTTCCTCGGCGTCATCCTCCTCACCGTTCTCTATCTGACCGCCTCCAAGGCGGACAGAATTCCGCAACCCGCGGCGGAATGA
- a CDS encoding AcvB/VirJ family lysyl-phosphatidylglycerol hydrolase has translation MKLPSRGRRLLTSGLAAGLVLATVLAMLSLTGALRRWFPELKANVTAWKTTTHLGAPPPSLADLPVLIGHAATPRGLVVILSGNAGWWAIDNVLADRLREAGWSVAGVNSLSLFRFFGGEKSPRDVADVLGRIVEAEGRKDEPVVLLGYSFGADVVAVAYGALRPEIRRRIARVVLIAPSREADYAIGFGLLARSWRDFDPDVAKAILAMPRRQPICIAPQDQAPAETPCTDAAAAGATTLLVAGDHHFNGDYEGLGRAVAQALDIADREGRAVGPTADNRGYPAGDMHAAARPATTVAPQ, from the coding sequence ATGAAGCTTCCGTCGCGCGGCAGGCGCCTGCTGACGTCCGGCCTCGCGGCCGGACTGGTGCTGGCAACGGTGCTGGCCATGCTGTCGCTCACCGGCGCCCTCCGGCGCTGGTTTCCCGAGCTCAAGGCCAATGTCACGGCGTGGAAGACGACGACGCATCTCGGGGCGCCACCGCCCTCCCTCGCCGACCTGCCCGTGCTGATCGGCCACGCCGCGACGCCACGCGGGCTCGTCGTCATCCTGTCGGGCAATGCTGGATGGTGGGCGATCGACAACGTCCTCGCCGACCGGCTCCGGGAGGCGGGGTGGTCGGTGGCGGGCGTGAACAGCCTGTCGCTGTTCCGGTTCTTCGGCGGTGAGAAATCCCCGCGGGACGTTGCAGACGTGCTTGGCCGCATCGTCGAGGCGGAAGGGCGGAAAGACGAACCCGTTGTGCTGCTGGGCTATAGTTTCGGTGCGGACGTGGTCGCCGTCGCCTATGGCGCGCTGCGGCCCGAGATCCGCCGTCGCATCGCCCGCGTCGTGCTGATCGCGCCCTCGCGCGAGGCGGACTATGCGATCGGCTTCGGCCTGCTCGCCAGGTCGTGGCGGGATTTCGATCCGGACGTCGCGAAGGCCATCCTCGCCATGCCGCGTCGCCAGCCGATATGCATCGCCCCCCAGGACCAGGCCCCTGCCGAGACGCCCTGCACGGACGCCGCCGCAGCAGGCGCGACCACGCTGCTGGTCGCGGGCGACCATCATTTCAACGGGGACTATGAGGGCCTCGGCCGCGCCGTGGCCCAGGCCCTGGACATCGCCGACCGGGAGGGGCGAGCCGTCGGGCCGACCGCCGACAACCGGGGATACCCGGCCGGGGACATGCACGCTGCGGCCAGGCCGGCGACGACCGTGGCGCCGCAATAG
- a CDS encoding alpha/beta hydrolase: MSVVTDPEVLAFIAQSEAHYPADANLASVEDNRRIYDAMCAAFRRPRPADVTVEDGAVPATEPERRIPVRLYRRAGEAAPAIVLYSHGGGFVVGGLESHDDVCAELCEATGCTVVASDYRLAPEHLFPAQIDDVAAVYRYLLDQGLPVVVVGDSAGGNLSAALCLRARRLGWRAPAGQVLVYPGLGGDIAALPSYRENAEAPMLRTVDVEHYATVLTGGHPRSEIGDPELSPLAATDFSGLPPALIVTADVDPLRDDGRLYAQKLRAAGVPATWRNEPELVHGYQRARHMSRRARESFDAVCEAVKAMARGA, encoded by the coding sequence GTGAGCGTGGTCACCGATCCGGAGGTGCTGGCCTTCATCGCGCAGTCCGAGGCGCATTATCCCGCCGACGCCAACCTGGCGAGCGTCGAGGACAACCGCCGCATCTACGACGCCATGTGCGCCGCCTTCCGCCGGCCGCGGCCGGCGGACGTGACGGTGGAGGACGGCGCGGTCCCGGCGACGGAACCGGAGCGCCGCATCCCGGTCCGCCTCTACCGCAGGGCGGGCGAGGCGGCGCCGGCGATCGTGCTCTACAGCCATGGCGGCGGCTTCGTCGTCGGTGGCCTGGAGAGCCACGACGACGTCTGCGCCGAGCTCTGCGAGGCGACCGGCTGCACCGTGGTGGCGAGCGACTATCGCCTCGCCCCCGAGCATCTCTTCCCCGCGCAGATCGACGACGTCGCCGCGGTCTACCGGTATCTGCTCGACCAGGGACTGCCGGTCGTCGTGGTCGGCGACAGCGCCGGCGGCAATCTCAGCGCCGCGCTCTGCCTGCGCGCCCGGCGGCTCGGCTGGCGTGCGCCCGCCGGCCAGGTGCTGGTCTATCCCGGCCTCGGCGGCGACATCGCTGCCCTGCCCTCCTACCGCGAGAATGCCGAGGCGCCGATGCTGCGCACCGTCGACGTCGAGCACTATGCGACCGTCCTGACCGGCGGCCACCCACGGTCGGAGATCGGCGACCCCGAGCTGTCGCCGCTCGCGGCGACCGACTTCTCCGGCCTGCCGCCGGCCCTCATCGTCACCGCCGATGTCGATCCCCTGCGCGACGACGGCCGCCTCTATGCGCAGAAGCTGCGCGCGGCCGGCGTTCCCGCCACCTGGCGCAACGAGCCCGAGCTGGTGCACGGCTACCAGCGGGCGCGCCACATGAGCCGGCGGGCGCGGGAGAGCTTTGACGCCGTGTGCGAGGCGGTGAAGGCGATGGCCCGAGGGGCTTAA
- a CDS encoding ABC transporter substrate-binding protein, whose amino-acid sequence MTISAPTRRGFLAGAASAGLAVAVGGPARAADTPQRGGHFRLGANGAGIGDSLDPATYTGGTVALAMLAVCNNLTEIDAAGKLQPELAESWEATPDAKVWTFRLRKGVKFHDGRDLTARDVVASFNHHRGETKSAARAVLAPVSDVKAGDDHTVIFTLASGNADLPYLMTDYHFVVMPAKTDGTLDWEKAIGTGGYKLDRFEPGVRIAMTRFDGYFKTDRAWFESAEILAIADATARQNALIGGQIDAMNGVDPRTANLLKRVSTLRLENVVGTSHYTLPMFCDADPYRNLDVRLALKYAIDREALVAKVLGGFGQVGNDHPIAPANRYYAADLEQRAYDPEKARFHLRKAGLDGLKVQLSASNAAFSGGLDTAVLYQEAAARAGIEITVKQEADDGYWSDVWLKKPFVESYWNGRPTEDDMFSLVYAKGGPWNDAHWDNERFNALLLEARPLLDEARRREIYREMQQLVRDDGGTIIPMFANYVDATSTRIAHGPLSNHRYLDGWKCIERWWTA is encoded by the coding sequence ATGACGATCTCAGCGCCCACCCGCCGTGGCTTTCTCGCCGGGGCCGCCTCCGCCGGCCTCGCCGTCGCCGTGGGCGGCCCGGCCCGCGCCGCGGACACGCCGCAGCGCGGCGGCCATTTCCGCCTGGGTGCCAACGGCGCCGGCATCGGCGATTCCCTCGATCCCGCCACCTATACCGGCGGCACGGTAGCGCTCGCCATGCTGGCGGTGTGCAACAACCTCACCGAGATCGACGCCGCCGGCAAGCTGCAGCCCGAGCTCGCCGAGAGCTGGGAGGCGACGCCCGACGCCAAGGTGTGGACCTTCAGGCTGCGCAAGGGCGTGAAGTTCCACGACGGCCGCGACCTCACCGCCAGGGACGTGGTGGCGAGCTTCAACCACCATCGCGGCGAGACCAAGTCGGCCGCCCGCGCCGTCCTGGCGCCGGTCAGCGACGTCAAGGCCGGCGACGACCACACCGTCATCTTCACCCTCGCGTCCGGCAATGCCGACCTGCCCTATCTGATGACGGATTATCATTTCGTCGTCATGCCGGCCAAGACCGACGGCACGCTCGACTGGGAGAAGGCCATCGGCACCGGCGGCTACAAGCTCGATCGCTTCGAGCCGGGCGTGCGCATCGCCATGACGCGCTTCGACGGCTATTTCAAAACCGATCGCGCCTGGTTCGAGTCGGCCGAGATCCTGGCCATCGCCGACGCCACCGCTCGGCAGAACGCCCTGATCGGCGGCCAGATCGACGCCATGAACGGCGTCGATCCCAGGACCGCCAACCTGCTCAAGCGCGTCAGCACCCTCCGGCTGGAGAACGTGGTCGGCACCTCGCACTACACCCTGCCGATGTTCTGCGACGCCGACCCCTATAGGAATCTCGACGTGCGCCTCGCCCTGAAATACGCCATCGACCGCGAGGCGCTGGTCGCCAAGGTGCTGGGCGGCTTCGGCCAGGTCGGCAACGACCACCCGATCGCGCCGGCCAACCGCTACTATGCGGCCGACCTGGAGCAGCGCGCCTATGATCCGGAGAAGGCCAGGTTCCACCTGAGGAAGGCGGGGCTCGACGGGCTCAAGGTGCAGCTCAGCGCCTCCAACGCCGCCTTCTCCGGCGGCCTCGACACCGCGGTGCTGTACCAGGAGGCCGCCGCCCGGGCCGGCATCGAGATCACCGTCAAGCAGGAGGCCGACGATGGCTACTGGAGCGACGTCTGGCTGAAGAAGCCCTTCGTCGAGAGCTACTGGAACGGCCGGCCGACCGAGGACGACATGTTCTCCCTGGTCTATGCCAAGGGCGGCCCCTGGAACGACGCCCATTGGGACAATGAGCGCTTCAACGCGCTGCTGCTGGAGGCGCGGCCGCTGCTCGACGAGGCCCGGCGCCGCGAGATCTATCGCGAGATGCAGCAGCTCGTGCGCGATGACGGCGGCACCATCATCCCGATGTTCGCCAACTATGTCGACGCCACCTCGACCCGCATCGCCCACGGGCCGCTGTCGAACCATCGCTATCTCGACGGCTGGAAATGCATCGAGCGCTGGTGGACGGCCTGA
- a CDS encoding phosphatase PAP2 family protein, with translation MILDFNRSLFLTINAGPDPSAAAIALARMVANYAIAVVPLALVWSWLRGGETDRRAAVSALLAILVALGIANLIGLVVFVPRPQALGLGHAYLEHAPDSSFPSDHATVLFAAALAYRIAARHGMAVLMAFTGVVVGWCRIYLGVHFPADMLGALCVAALGAALAAVAMALVGGRVLPLATGLYRVLFAPLIDRGWVRR, from the coding sequence ATGATCCTCGACTTCAACCGATCGCTGTTCCTGACCATCAACGCCGGCCCGGATCCCAGCGCCGCGGCCATCGCGCTGGCGCGGATGGTCGCGAACTATGCGATCGCGGTCGTCCCGCTGGCGCTGGTCTGGTCCTGGCTGCGCGGCGGGGAGACGGACCGGCGCGCCGCGGTCTCGGCCCTCCTGGCGATCCTTGTCGCGCTCGGCATCGCCAACCTGATCGGCCTCGTCGTGTTCGTGCCGCGGCCGCAGGCGCTCGGGCTCGGCCATGCCTATCTCGAGCATGCGCCGGATTCGTCCTTTCCGAGCGATCACGCCACCGTGCTGTTCGCCGCGGCGCTCGCCTACCGCATCGCCGCCCGCCACGGCATGGCGGTGCTGATGGCGTTCACCGGCGTGGTGGTCGGCTGGTGCCGGATCTATCTCGGCGTGCACTTTCCCGCCGACATGCTCGGCGCCCTCTGCGTCGCGGCCCTCGGGGCGGCGCTGGCGGCCGTGGCGATGGCGCTCGTCGGCGGCCGTGTCCTGCCGCTCGCGACCGGGCTCTACCGCGTGCTGTTCGCGCCGCTGATCGACCGCGGCTGGGTCCGGCGCTGA